A DNA window from Haloactinospora alba contains the following coding sequences:
- a CDS encoding serine/threonine-protein kinase, translating to MIRRSQREISVLVPPHLQHLADDDPYRVGPYLLIGRLGAGRTGTVYAAVNPAASDDSLVVVKTLRSPQLEDGNDSALLNQRLNALSTVDSRCYVPPIAFDAAPAGEPPWLCMTYVPGIALAQYVRRRGAMSPGRVMALAAGVAEGLASLHARGVAHGDLKPSNILLSTSGPRILDCALPGDEAVLQHSATWMSPQRHAGEGPSPAADVFGWGAVVAFAATGRLPFGMGEPDEMAQQMVSGGPDLDGVPEDLLPLVRRALATAPEERPSVRELIGSAIAAWERNTGPEDGAEEETSGSAVRGTAVTRLLSREWQGVVDPARLPRVVQLHNRPKQRRPARVPFVAGAIVLALTLVGGGAWAGINAIQGNDPLGGSSPTDSPSPSSPSSPKDSPGTTTVRFDPTKQENPVEGPWAYTRVEHTETQAPAPAQGNLNPRDWSAQWTAEDTGEPDTAVIAEDAEVLCAQFCKPGPGHIEDGRGTYEVTGQDFIDYLGWGQVVIAEVEFADEQQDKEGPQEIVRVTELFQQPLE from the coding sequence ATGATCCGACGTTCCCAACGTGAGATCTCTGTTCTGGTACCACCGCACCTGCAGCATCTCGCTGACGACGACCCCTACAGGGTCGGCCCCTACCTGCTGATCGGCCGGCTCGGGGCGGGGCGCACGGGAACGGTGTATGCAGCTGTCAATCCCGCGGCCAGCGACGACTCCCTCGTCGTGGTGAAAACCCTGCGTTCCCCCCAACTCGAGGACGGCAACGACAGCGCCCTGCTGAACCAGCGGCTCAACGCGCTCTCCACCGTGGACAGCCGCTGCTACGTTCCCCCGATCGCCTTCGACGCCGCTCCCGCGGGTGAGCCGCCCTGGTTGTGCATGACCTACGTTCCCGGGATAGCGCTCGCCCAGTACGTCCGGCGGCGCGGAGCCATGTCCCCCGGCCGGGTCATGGCGCTGGCCGCCGGGGTCGCCGAGGGGCTCGCCTCCCTACACGCCCGCGGTGTTGCGCACGGCGACCTCAAGCCCAGCAACATCCTGCTCAGTACCAGTGGGCCGCGGATCCTCGACTGCGCTCTTCCCGGGGACGAGGCCGTCCTGCAGCACTCCGCCACCTGGATGAGTCCCCAGCGCCACGCGGGTGAGGGCCCCTCTCCGGCAGCGGACGTGTTCGGTTGGGGAGCCGTCGTCGCGTTCGCCGCCACGGGACGGCTTCCGTTCGGGATGGGCGAACCCGACGAGATGGCCCAACAGATGGTGAGCGGTGGTCCGGACCTGGACGGTGTGCCCGAGGATCTGCTCCCCCTCGTTCGCCGGGCGCTCGCCACGGCTCCCGAGGAACGCCCCTCGGTCCGGGAACTGATCGGTTCCGCCATCGCCGCCTGGGAACGCAACACGGGACCGGAGGACGGAGCGGAGGAGGAAACGTCCGGGTCCGCTGTCCGGGGAACCGCTGTCACCCGGCTGCTGTCCCGGGAGTGGCAGGGCGTTGTGGATCCGGCACGGCTACCGCGCGTCGTACAGTTGCACAACCGGCCGAAACAGCGGCGCCCCGCGCGTGTTCCGTTCGTGGCGGGCGCGATCGTGCTGGCGCTCACACTGGTCGGCGGGGGCGCCTGGGCGGGGATCAATGCCATACAGGGAAACGACCCGTTGGGGGGATCCTCCCCCACCGACTCCCCCTCCCCGTCCTCCCCTTCCTCCCCGAAGGACTCGCCGGGGACGACCACCGTACGGTTCGACCCCACGAAACAGGAGAACCCGGTCGAGGGCCCGTGGGCCTATACGCGCGTGGAGCACACCGAGACGCAGGCGCCCGCTCCTGCCCAGGGAAACCTCAACCCGCGCGACTGGAGCGCCCAGTGGACCGCAGAGGACACCGGGGAACCGGACACGGCCGTCATCGCCGAGGACGCCGAGGTTCTCTGCGCCCAGTTCTGCAAACCGGGTCCGGGGCATATCGAGGACGGCCGGGGCACCTACGAGGTCACCGGTCAGGACTTCATCGACTATCTGGGCTGGGGCCAGGTCGTGATCGCCGAGGTGGAGTTCGCGGACGAGCAGCAGGACAAGGAGGGCCCACAGGAGATCGTCCGGGTGACGGAACTGTTCCAACAGCCGTTGGAGTAG
- a CDS encoding DUF948 domain-containing protein yields the protein MLTAGEVAALLAAVVWTVLVAFLCVALVKLIRLLSETTKVVSELGERARPLLEDAAATVERTGTSLDRVEEITSNVATTTEDVSTMTALTRSVVTGPLVKVASLSYGVRRVLGQRRALALIRNRRKRGR from the coding sequence ATGCTGACCGCAGGAGAGGTAGCGGCGCTGCTCGCCGCTGTGGTCTGGACGGTCCTGGTCGCTTTCCTTTGCGTGGCGCTGGTCAAGCTCATCCGCCTGCTGTCGGAGACCACCAAGGTCGTCTCCGAACTGGGCGAGCGAGCTCGGCCGTTGTTGGAGGACGCCGCTGCCACGGTCGAACGGACGGGAACCTCCCTGGACCGTGTCGAGGAGATCACTTCCAACGTCGCCACCACAACCGAGGACGTCTCGACGATGACCGCTCTGACCCGTTCGGTCGTCACCGGTCCGCTGGTGAAGGTGGCGTCGTTGTCCTACGGAGTGCGTCGGGTTCTCGGACAACGCCGCGCACTGGCCCTGATACGCAACCGCCGCAAGAGGGGGCGCTGA